A section of the Pedobacter sp. HDW13 genome encodes:
- the gcvH gene encoding glycine cleavage system protein GcvH, with translation MNFPSELKYTKDHEWVRVEGNEAYIGVTDFAQRELGDIVYVDINTVGSEVAKEEVFGTVEAVKTVSDLYMPVTGTVLEVNADLNDNPELVNSDPYGEGWMVKVSLADLTEVEGLLTAAAYQELVGA, from the coding sequence ATGAATTTTCCATCAGAATTAAAGTACACTAAAGACCACGAGTGGGTTAGAGTTGAAGGTAACGAAGCTTATATTGGCGTAACTGATTTTGCACAACGCGAATTGGGTGATATCGTTTATGTTGACATCAACACCGTAGGTAGCGAAGTAGCTAAAGAAGAAGTTTTCGGTACAGTAGAGGCCGTTAAAACTGTGTCTGATTTATATATGCCTGTTACCGGAACCGTATTAGAAGTTAATGCTGACCTAAACGATAACCCTGAATTGGTTAACTCTGATCCTTATGGAGAAGGCTGGATGGTAAAAGTATCTTTAGCTGATTTAACTGAAGTAGAAGGTTTACTTACAGCTGCTGCATACCAGGAATTGGTAGGCGCTTAA
- the sprA gene encoding cell surface protein SprA: protein MKRISTFLFLIPLLLIATQNAFSQVVPSKADTVVKKNNFSLREKERLGLGPSVNPFYPAPSNLKRVVEYDAKNKRYIVKELIGEQFVLNTQYLTIDEYQRLVNSEIKRGNWRSISNAEVSDYRSTGIIPQIQVNSKAFEKLFGGTTIDIQPRGEAELTFLGRVNKNENPLFNERQRVQTNFDFNQRIQMDLVGNIGTKLKIKSNYNTEAQFDFENQIKLDYTGGKDDIIQKIEAGNVSLPLNTSLITGTQALFGIKTQLKFGRLNVTSVYTQQKSESREIKITNGAQQNTTTVNIDSYEANKHYFLSQYFRNNYNKNLANAPIITSPIQITKIEVWITNKAGNTSDSRDVLGLLDLGENTPYNNLITGGTSGLPAGTTAAGFSQQSNNLISQLNAYQGGAIRETNSNAVISFFQSSPPYMAGTDNFAKLTYARRLTEREFTFQPQLGYLSLNNPLNADEVLSVAYRYTYNGVEYQVGEFSTDIPFDAAKPKVLYTKLLKNETTKISLPTWDLMMKNIYSIGGYQISSQNFKLDIYRIDNQTGVDNPVMTEGQNTANKQWIALTEFDRLNQQNERRPDGVFDFVAANNAFGSYSTASNSNIPSLFGTGSNGQTSLVTNTNTGYITIDPANGRIIFPVIEPFGKDLAAKFLPGEQALIDKYTFTALYDSTQTIAKQLFQNQNRYVIKVNYQSDISSEFSLNAINVPEGSVKVFAGTMPLTEGVDFTVDYQGGRVSVINQALLVSGQPIRITTENNELFGLQQRSLFGTRLDYRVNNKLNLGGTIMNLTEKPLTQKVNIGEEPISNTIWGADINYSSPSRFLTKLVDKIPLISTKAPSSVTFYGEFAQLIPGHPRALNFAGSKNGVSYLDDFEASRSVIDLKSAISWQLSGTPQLFQEFDRSNDLSYGYNRARVAFYNIDPTFYNSAASTTPANIRNNRAELSNHYVREVIEQEVFPFKETATGQALNITTFDVAYYPTVRGPYNFRTTGFKPDGSLLQPQNSWAGFQRKIETNDFEALNVGFIELWVMDPFIYKPNSSGGDLYFNLGNISEDILKDGRKSLENGLPATNDPTKYDETVWGRVPKLQPVVQAFDNNADSRKAQDVGLDGLSDADEKTKFAAEINQIKSQLNANAAATLDADPSSDNYAYFRGPALDQINAGILKRYEKYNGTEGNSKTSQQSQAELGLENSASTSLPDGEDINRDNNMTQSDEYFQYKVSIRPGDLNVGQNFITDKVTSQVKLANGNTQAVTWYQFRIPIGQYQQKVGGIQDFKSIRFFRMFMTNFADTAVMRFAKLQLIRGEWREYNASNQAAQVIVDPALPALTPDNSTIEVSTVNIEENGKRSPIPYVTPPGILRERDYSNYRGDTRLNEQSLSVTVKSLRDGYGRAAFKTAYSDFRSYKHLEMFVHAEAVNNQLLNDGDVDAFLRIGTDNQDNYYEYVMPLKVTAPGTSDPDAIWPEANRMDIDLTLFQNAKLARNVAKQANGQPWPINVPFTYTDGARTIVVKGQPDMSKVRVYMVGIKNPLRLANDVGNDDGQDKNALVWFNELRLTEFDEKGGWAATGRLNLKLADFADVNISGSKSTVGFGSIDSKVSERNRADNVLLDVSSAMELGKFLPQKSGVKIPMFVSYSKQVSTPQYNPRTPDIELKNALDRSTKEQKDSILNFAQDYTVRRGINFTNVRKERTNNSKPVRLWDIENFSASYAYTQYNHRDFINQSSIQNTYRASLQYSYSKEAKTIAPFEKIIKSNMLALLKDFNFSIFPSAINFRIDVDRLYSENTLRNNDPNNTIGVYQRGYGTTFNKNFTMSRVYGIAWNLTRSLQLDFNATNYSIIDEPDGRIEGLKRDTVWENLKRLGRTTDYNHNLNVTYNLPIDKIPGLNWITVKTRYGTNFNWQTEPLATLRDPNINLGNTVQNSRTVQVNPTLNLTTLYNKFGFIRNAGNDDNGNKAKNFFINILTSLKNVNASFVQTKGIFLPGYLPTTRYFGIDNATGAPGLGFAFGSQRDIREMALNNGWLTTDTLQTQLYVNTLREDLQLTGQLEPFKDLRITLKANKAQTRNFSTNFRYVASVSSFENLSAITTGDYSISYIALGTAFKENNATRVSGLFQQFMNNRSVISRRLGAQNPNSSGATGGFADGYSKESQDVIISAFMAAYSGKDAGKVKMNSFPKIPLPNWNLTYSGLTRIPFIADKFSSVDIRHGYRSMYNINGYNSLLRYQETNGGVSSRDVNNNFLPEYQFAQVTISEYFAPLVGIDTRFKNNLTASFELNRSRLLGLSLSNSQLAQLSENNMVLGLGYRTNKFRFPFGWFKSLKMDNNMDFKLDVAIRDNKTVIYRADITEAEVSSGAKNITLRPSVDYVLNQKFNIKLFYDSNITKPYTSQTFNTSFSNFGFSLRFTLN, encoded by the coding sequence TTGAAGAGAATATCTACATTTCTGTTTCTCATCCCCCTTTTATTAATTGCTACTCAAAACGCCTTCTCTCAAGTTGTTCCAAGCAAAGCGGATACTGTTGTTAAAAAAAATAACTTTAGTTTACGTGAAAAGGAACGTTTAGGCCTTGGGCCATCTGTTAATCCATTTTATCCTGCGCCCAGTAATTTAAAGCGCGTAGTAGAATACGATGCCAAAAACAAACGCTATATCGTTAAAGAACTGATAGGCGAGCAATTTGTACTCAATACCCAGTATTTAACCATCGATGAATATCAGCGCCTGGTAAACAGTGAAATTAAACGCGGTAACTGGCGTAGCATTTCCAATGCAGAGGTGAGCGATTACCGGAGTACAGGCATTATCCCGCAAATTCAGGTAAACAGCAAGGCCTTCGAAAAATTATTTGGCGGTACCACCATTGATATTCAACCACGTGGTGAGGCCGAGCTTACGTTTTTAGGCCGTGTAAATAAAAATGAAAATCCGCTTTTTAACGAAAGACAAAGAGTTCAAACCAATTTCGATTTTAACCAAAGGATTCAGATGGACCTGGTAGGAAATATCGGAACAAAACTGAAAATAAAAAGTAATTACAATACCGAGGCGCAGTTCGATTTCGAAAACCAGATTAAACTCGATTATACCGGTGGTAAAGATGATATTATCCAGAAAATTGAGGCCGGTAACGTAAGTTTACCTTTAAATACCTCTTTAATTACCGGAACACAGGCACTTTTTGGTATTAAAACACAGCTAAAATTCGGACGTTTAAATGTAACCAGTGTTTACACCCAACAGAAATCCGAATCACGCGAAATTAAAATTACCAATGGTGCCCAGCAAAATACCACAACCGTAAATATCGATAGCTACGAGGCCAATAAGCACTATTTCCTTTCGCAGTATTTTAGAAATAATTACAATAAAAATCTGGCTAATGCGCCAATTATTACCTCACCAATTCAGATTACTAAAATTGAGGTATGGATTACCAATAAAGCTGGCAATACTTCCGATTCGAGAGATGTTTTGGGTTTGCTTGATTTAGGTGAGAATACACCTTATAATAACTTAATTACAGGCGGTACTTCAGGTCTGCCTGCAGGAACAACTGCTGCCGGTTTCTCTCAACAATCCAATAACCTGATTTCGCAATTAAATGCTTATCAGGGTGGAGCTATCAGGGAGACCAATTCTAATGCTGTTATATCTTTCTTTCAGTCAAGTCCGCCATACATGGCTGGTACAGATAACTTTGCCAAATTAACTTATGCAAGGAGATTAACGGAAAGAGAGTTTACTTTTCAACCGCAGTTGGGTTATTTGTCACTAAATAATCCACTCAATGCCGATGAAGTTTTGTCGGTTGCCTACCGTTATACCTATAATGGAGTAGAATACCAGGTGGGTGAGTTCTCTACTGACATACCTTTTGACGCTGCTAAACCAAAAGTACTTTACACCAAATTATTAAAGAACGAAACCACCAAAATCTCGCTTCCAACATGGGATTTGATGATGAAAAACATCTACTCAATAGGTGGATATCAGATCAGCAGCCAGAATTTTAAACTGGACATTTACCGAATCGACAACCAAACGGGTGTTGATAATCCGGTAATGACCGAAGGGCAGAATACAGCCAATAAACAGTGGATTGCTCTAACCGAATTTGACCGTTTAAACCAGCAGAATGAGCGTAGACCCGATGGGGTTTTCGATTTTGTCGCAGCAAATAATGCCTTTGGCTCCTATTCTACAGCCAGTAATTCCAATATCCCAAGTTTATTTGGAACCGGCAGCAACGGACAAACTTCGCTGGTAACCAACACCAATACGGGTTATATTACCATCGACCCTGCAAACGGAAGAATTATATTTCCGGTGATAGAACCATTTGGAAAGGATTTGGCCGCGAAATTTTTACCAGGCGAACAGGCTTTGATAGATAAATATACTTTTACTGCACTTTACGATTCGACACAAACCATTGCCAAGCAATTGTTCCAAAATCAGAACCGTTACGTGATTAAAGTAAACTATCAGTCTGATATTTCTTCTGAATTTAGTTTAAATGCCATTAATGTTCCTGAAGGATCGGTAAAGGTTTTTGCCGGTACGATGCCTTTAACCGAGGGTGTAGATTTTACTGTTGATTACCAGGGTGGAAGGGTAAGCGTAATTAACCAGGCACTTTTGGTTTCGGGGCAGCCTATTCGCATTACAACCGAAAATAACGAGCTTTTTGGTTTACAACAGCGCTCGCTTTTTGGTACCCGTTTAGATTACCGCGTAAACAACAAACTGAATTTAGGTGGTACCATAATGAACCTGACGGAAAAACCGCTTACCCAAAAAGTGAATATTGGCGAAGAACCCATTTCGAATACCATTTGGGGAGCGGATATCAACTACAGTTCGCCATCAAGATTTTTAACCAAGCTGGTTGATAAAATTCCACTTATTTCTACCAAGGCGCCATCGAGCGTTACTTTTTATGGGGAGTTTGCACAGTTAATTCCCGGGCACCCTAGGGCTTTGAATTTTGCAGGTAGTAAAAACGGAGTGAGTTATCTCGATGACTTTGAAGCTTCGCGTTCAGTTATCGATTTAAAAAGTGCTATTTCATGGCAGTTATCGGGTACACCTCAACTGTTTCAGGAGTTCGACCGGTCGAACGATCTTTCGTACGGATACAACAGGGCAAGGGTAGCCTTTTATAATATCGACCCGACTTTTTACAATTCGGCAGCTTCAACTACACCGGCCAATATCAGAAATAACAGGGCCGAGCTTTCTAACCACTATGTTAGGGAAGTAATAGAACAGGAGGTTTTTCCTTTCAAAGAAACCGCAACCGGACAGGCCTTAAATATTACCACTTTTGATGTGGCTTACTACCCAACGGTTAGGGGACCTTATAATTTCCGTACTACAGGTTTCAAACCTGACGGATCATTATTGCAACCACAAAATAGCTGGGCAGGTTTTCAGCGGAAGATCGAAACCAATGATTTTGAAGCCTTAAACGTTGGCTTTATTGAACTTTGGGTGATGGATCCGTTTATTTATAAACCAAATTCGAGCGGTGGAGATCTGTATTTTAACCTGGGAAATATTTCGGAGGATATTCTTAAAGATGGACGGAAATCGTTAGAGAATGGTTTGCCGGCTACGAACGATCCGACAAAATATGATGAAACCGTCTGGGGCCGAGTACCCAAACTACAACCTGTGGTACAGGCTTTCGATAACAATGCAGATTCGCGTAAGGCACAGGACGTTGGTTTAGATGGTTTATCAGATGCAGATGAAAAGACAAAGTTCGCAGCCGAAATCAACCAGATTAAATCGCAGTTGAATGCCAATGCCGCTGCCACCCTTGATGCCGATCCATCATCAGATAACTATGCTTATTTCAGAGGTCCGGCTTTAGATCAGATTAATGCCGGCATTTTAAAACGCTACGAAAAATACAACGGAACTGAGGGTAACTCTAAAACCTCACAACAATCGCAGGCTGAACTTGGATTGGAAAATTCGGCTTCAACCTCTTTACCAGATGGTGAAGATATCAACCGCGATAACAACATGACGCAAAGCGACGAGTATTTCCAGTACAAGGTTTCTATTCGTCCCGGCGACTTAAATGTTGGTCAGAATTTCATTACCGATAAAGTAACCTCGCAGGTTAAACTAGCTAACGGAAATACCCAGGCAGTAACCTGGTATCAGTTCAGAATTCCAATCGGGCAGTACCAGCAAAAAGTTGGCGGTATTCAGGATTTTAAATCGATCCGTTTTTTCAGGATGTTTATGACCAACTTCGCCGATACCGCAGTTATGCGTTTTGCAAAACTACAGTTAATCCGTGGCGAGTGGCGCGAGTACAATGCATCCAATCAGGCTGCACAGGTTATTGTCGATCCGGCTTTGCCAGCTTTAACGCCAGATAATTCTACAATCGAAGTATCGACTGTAAATATTGAGGAAAACGGTAAACGTTCGCCTATTCCTTATGTTACCCCTCCGGGTATTCTGCGCGAGCGCGATTACAGCAACTACCGTGGCGATACCCGTTTAAATGAGCAATCGTTGTCAGTAACGGTAAAATCGTTAAGAGATGGATATGGCCGCGCTGCATTTAAAACTGCCTATAGCGATTTCAGGTCATATAAACATTTGGAGATGTTTGTGCATGCAGAGGCTGTTAATAACCAGCTATTAAACGATGGCGATGTGGACGCCTTTTTAAGGATCGGAACCGATAATCAGGATAACTATTACGAATATGTAATGCCATTGAAGGTGACTGCGCCAGGCACCAGCGATCCGGATGCGATTTGGCCAGAAGCCAACAGGATGGATATCGATTTAACGCTTTTCCAAAATGCCAAACTTGCCCGGAATGTGGCTAAACAGGCCAACGGGCAGCCATGGCCAATTAACGTTCCATTTACTTATACCGATGGTGCCAGAACCATTGTGGTTAAGGGTCAGCCCGATATGAGTAAAGTGAGGGTTTACATGGTGGGGATTAAAAATCCGCTTCGCCTGGCTAACGATGTAGGTAATGATGATGGACAGGATAAAAATGCCCTGGTTTGGTTTAACGAATTAAGGCTAACAGAATTTGATGAAAAAGGCGGATGGGCAGCTACAGGAAGACTGAATTTAAAGCTGGCCGATTTTGCCGACGTAAATATTTCGGGCAGTAAATCGACCGTTGGTTTTGGTTCAATTGACTCGAAAGTAAGCGAACGTAACCGTGCCGATAATGTGTTGCTGGATGTATCTTCGGCTATGGAACTAGGAAAATTCCTGCCACAAAAATCAGGGGTTAAAATACCAATGTTTGTCAGTTATTCTAAGCAGGTTTCTACGCCGCAGTATAACCCAAGAACGCCGGATATTGAGTTGAAAAATGCTTTAGACCGATCAACCAAAGAGCAAAAAGATTCTATTTTAAATTTTGCCCAGGATTATACCGTTAGGAGAGGGATTAACTTTACTAATGTTAGGAAAGAACGCACCAACAATAGTAAACCTGTAAGGCTATGGGATATCGAAAACTTCTCTGCAAGTTATGCCTATACCCAATATAACCACCGCGATTTTATTAATCAAAGCAGTATCCAGAATACCTATAGGGCATCGTTACAGTACAGCTATTCGAAAGAAGCTAAAACTATTGCGCCGTTCGAAAAAATCATAAAATCGAATATGCTGGCCTTACTGAAAGATTTTAATTTCAGTATTTTTCCAAGTGCCATTAATTTCAGGATTGATGTAGACCGTTTATACTCAGAAAATACTTTGAGAAATAATGACCCGAACAATACCATAGGCGTTTATCAGAGGGGCTACGGAACCACTTTTAATAAAAACTTTACCATGAGCCGTGTTTATGGTATTGCCTGGAACCTTACCCGTTCGTTACAGTTAGATTTTAATGCCACTAACTATTCTATTATTGATGAACCTGATGGCAGAATTGAAGGTTTAAAACGCGATACCGTTTGGGAAAACTTAAAACGTTTAGGCCGTACAACCGATTATAATCATAACTTAAACGTTACCTATAACCTGCCGATTGATAAGATACCAGGCTTAAACTGGATTACTGTTAAAACCCGTTACGGAACCAATTTTAACTGGCAAACAGAGCCGCTGGCTACCTTGCGCGATCCAAATATCAATTTAGGTAATACAGTGCAAAACAGCCGTACGGTACAGGTTAACCCGACTTTAAACCTAACCACACTATACAATAAGTTTGGTTTTATCCGCAATGCCGGTAACGATGACAATGGAAATAAGGCGAAAAACTTTTTCATCAATATTTTAACCAGTTTAAAAAATGTAAATGCCAGTTTTGTGCAAACCAAAGGTATTTTCTTACCGGGTTATCTGCCAACAACCAGATATTTTGGTATCGATAATGCCACGGGTGCACCAGGTTTAGGTTTTGCTTTTGGTAGTCAGCGCGACATACGCGAAATGGCCCTTAACAACGGTTGGTTAACTACGGATACCTTGCAAACCCAGTTGTATGTTAACACGCTTCGCGAAGATTTACAATTAACCGGTCAGCTAGAGCCTTTTAAAGATTTGCGTATTACCTTAAAAGCAAACAAGGCGCAAACACGTAACTTCTCTACCAATTTCAGGTATGTAGCCAGTGTGTCTTCGTTCGAAAATTTGAGTGCCATTACCACGGGTGATTACAGCATTTCTTACATTGCTTTAGGTACTGCGTTTAAAGAAAATAATGCAACCCGGGTTTCGGGCTTGTTCCAGCAATTTATGAATAACCGTAGTGTGATTTCGAGAAGGTTGGGTGCGCAAAACCCTAATTCATCGGGAGCTACCGGAGGTTTTGCTGACGGATATAGTAAAGAAAGTCAGGATGTAATTATCTCTGCTTTTATGGCTGCCTACTCGGGCAAGGATGCCGGAAAGGTTAAAATGAATTCATTCCCTAAAATTCCGCTTCCAAACTGGAACTTAACGTATAGCGGTTTAACCCGCATTCCTTTTATTGCTGATAAATTTTCGTCGGTTGATATCAGGCATGGCTACCGTTCTATGTACAACATTAATGGCTACAATTCATTATTGCGCTATCAGGAAACCAATGGTGGGGTTAGCAGCAGGGATGTGAACAATAACTTTTTACCCGAATACCAGTTTGCGCAGGTAACCATTTCAGAGTACTTTGCTCCGCTGGTTGGGATTGATACGAGGTTTAAAAATAACCTGACGGCTTCTTTTGAGTTAAACCGGTCACGTTTGTTAGGCTTAAGTTTATCGAACAGTCAACTGGCACAACTATCAGAAAACAATATGGTTTTAGGCCTGGGTTATCGTACCAATAAATTCCGTTTCCCGTTTGGCTGGTTTAAAAGCTTAAAAATGGATAACAACATGGATTTTAAACTTGATGTAGCCATTCGCGATAATAAAACGGTTATTTACCGGGCTGATATTACCGAAGCAGAGGTTTCTTCAGGAGCAAAAAATATTACACTTAGGCCAAGTGTTGATTATGTGTTAAACCAGAAGTTTAATATTAAGTTATTTTACGATTCGAACATTACCAAACCTTATACCTCGCAAACCTTTAATACCTCGTTCAGTAATTTTGGGTTTAGTTTAAGGTTTACATTGAATTAA
- the ruvA gene encoding Holliday junction branch migration protein RuvA yields MYAYIDGKLTFKNPAYVVVEAGGIGYHINISLNTYSALGDAERCKIYTWLHVKEDAHTLYGFADEGERRLFLHLISVSGIGPNTGRMILSSITPVEIQTAIIKADLPLIQRIKGLGAKTAQRLVLELQDKLKKEGADSLISMPLHNTVKDEALSALVMLGFAKQTAEKTIDQILKVNEGTLSVEQLIKYALKTL; encoded by the coding sequence ATGTACGCCTATATCGACGGTAAATTGACGTTTAAAAACCCAGCTTATGTTGTGGTAGAAGCCGGAGGTATAGGCTATCATATAAATATTTCATTAAATACTTACAGTGCTTTGGGCGATGCAGAAAGGTGTAAAATTTATACCTGGCTGCATGTAAAAGAAGATGCACACACATTATACGGCTTCGCCGATGAAGGCGAACGCCGTTTATTTTTACACCTGATTTCGGTATCAGGAATCGGGCCCAATACCGGACGGATGATTTTATCGTCCATTACCCCTGTGGAAATTCAAACGGCAATAATTAAGGCCGATTTGCCACTTATTCAACGCATTAAGGGCCTGGGTGCAAAAACAGCACAACGCCTGGTTCTTGAATTACAGGATAAACTGAAAAAAGAAGGCGCAGATTCATTAATTTCTATGCCTTTACACAATACTGTTAAAGATGAAGCGTTATCAGCATTGGTAATGCTCGGATTTGCCAAACAAACTGCCGAAAAAACTATAGATCAGATATTAAAAGTGAATGAGGGAACACTTTCGGTTGAACAACTAATTAAATATGCCTTGAAAACCTTATAG
- a CDS encoding NADP-dependent malic enzyme, producing MSKTTRKQDALDYHAQGRPGKIQVIPTKPTNSQRDLTLAYSPGVAEPCLQIAENKEDVYKYTAKGNLVAVISNGTAVLGLGDIGPEAGKPVMEGKGLLFKIFADIDVFDLELDTKNVDDFVKIVKALEPTFGGVNLEDIKAPECFEIERRLKEEMNIPVMHDDQHGTAIISAAALLNACEIIKKKMDKIKIVVNGAGAAAISCTKLYVSLGAKKENIVMCDRSGVIRKDRESLDAIKAEFATDRKINTLEEAMKDSDVFIGLSSADCVSVDMLNSMAKNPIVFAMSNPNPEIAYELAIKTRKDIIMATGRSDYPNQVNNVLGFPYIFRGALDVRATSINEPMKIAAVKAIAELAKKSVPESVNLAYNARNLKFGKDYIIPKPVDFRLITEVSTAVAKAAIESGVARKIITDWDAYTEELRKRLGLDDAIMRAITTKAKTDPKRVVFAEADNYKILKAAQIVNDENIAIPILLGNKDKIQAIIDEHGLELEGVEIIDQMQNPDKTKQYAEALYKKRQRKGISLTDATKLLRDRNYYGASMVEFGEADAMISGLTKNYGSTIKPALHVIGVDPSVKRVAGMYMMMTKKGPVFFGDTTVNVDPTAEELVDITLLLDKSVKQFNIKPRIALLSYSNFGSNDGVTPNKVRETVNLLHKNHPDVVVDGEMQGNFAINNELLKDNFPFSTLADAPANTLVFPNLESGNIAYKLLQELGGAEAVGPILLGLNKPVHIVQLGSSVREIVNMVTIAVVDVQAKEEIAGTSKRKGIFTKSTKK from the coding sequence ATGAGTAAAACCACTAGAAAGCAAGATGCGCTTGATTATCACGCACAAGGCCGTCCAGGAAAGATACAGGTAATTCCAACAAAACCTACAAATTCGCAGAGAGATTTAACCCTCGCGTACTCGCCGGGAGTAGCCGAGCCTTGCTTGCAAATAGCAGAAAATAAAGAAGATGTTTATAAGTACACCGCAAAAGGAAACCTTGTTGCGGTAATCAGTAATGGTACAGCCGTATTAGGTTTGGGCGATATTGGCCCTGAAGCCGGAAAGCCGGTAATGGAAGGTAAAGGTTTACTTTTCAAAATCTTTGCCGATATCGACGTATTCGATTTAGAGCTGGATACCAAAAACGTAGATGATTTTGTAAAAATCGTTAAAGCTTTAGAGCCAACCTTTGGAGGTGTAAACCTTGAGGATATTAAAGCTCCAGAATGTTTCGAAATCGAACGCCGTTTAAAGGAAGAGATGAACATTCCGGTAATGCACGATGACCAACACGGTACCGCAATTATTTCTGCTGCAGCCTTATTAAATGCCTGCGAAATCATCAAGAAAAAAATGGATAAGATTAAAATTGTAGTTAATGGTGCTGGTGCCGCTGCAATTTCTTGTACCAAATTATATGTTTCTTTAGGCGCTAAAAAAGAGAATATCGTAATGTGCGACCGTTCTGGTGTAATCCGCAAAGACCGCGAGTCGCTTGATGCGATTAAAGCAGAATTTGCTACCGACAGAAAGATCAACACTTTAGAAGAAGCCATGAAAGATTCGGATGTTTTCATCGGTCTTTCTTCTGCTGATTGTGTTAGCGTAGATATGTTGAACTCGATGGCGAAAAACCCGATTGTTTTTGCCATGTCGAACCCTAATCCTGAGATCGCTTACGAGCTGGCGATCAAAACCCGTAAAGATATCATTATGGCAACCGGCCGTTCTGATTATCCTAACCAGGTTAACAACGTTTTAGGTTTCCCTTATATTTTCCGTGGTGCGCTTGATGTACGTGCAACCAGCATTAACGAGCCCATGAAAATTGCTGCGGTTAAAGCGATTGCCGAGCTGGCTAAAAAATCGGTTCCGGAATCGGTAAACCTGGCCTATAATGCCCGCAACCTTAAATTTGGTAAAGACTATATCATTCCTAAACCAGTAGATTTCAGGTTAATTACCGAAGTTTCTACTGCTGTAGCCAAAGCTGCTATTGAAAGTGGTGTTGCCCGTAAAATCATTACCGATTGGGATGCTTATACCGAAGAACTGAGAAAACGTTTAGGTTTGGATGATGCCATTATGCGTGCCATTACCACTAAAGCCAAAACGGATCCGAAGCGTGTGGTTTTTGCTGAAGCAGACAACTATAAAATCTTAAAAGCAGCGCAGATCGTTAACGACGAAAATATTGCGATTCCGATCCTTTTAGGAAATAAAGATAAAATACAAGCCATTATTGATGAGCATGGTTTAGAACTTGAAGGTGTAGAAATAATCGATCAGATGCAGAACCCTGATAAAACTAAACAATATGCCGAGGCGCTTTATAAAAAACGTCAGCGTAAGGGTATTTCATTAACCGATGCGACTAAATTATTGAGAGACCGTAACTATTACGGTGCATCGATGGTTGAGTTTGGCGAAGCTGATGCCATGATTTCTGGTTTAACCAAAAATTACGGATCGACTATTAAGCCTGCATTACACGTAATTGGTGTTGATCCAAGCGTAAAACGTGTGGCTGGTATGTATATGATGATGACCAAAAAAGGTCCGGTTTTCTTTGGCGATACAACTGTAAATGTTGATCCGACTGCAGAAGAACTGGTAGATATTACCTTATTACTGGATAAATCGGTTAAACAGTTTAACATTAAGCCACGTATTGCTTTATTATCTTATTCAAACTTTGGCTCAAACGATGGTGTAACGCCAAACAAAGTAAGAGAAACCGTAAATCTTTTGCATAAAAATCATCCCGATGTAGTGGTTGATGGAGAGATGCAAGGAAACTTCGCCATTAACAACGAATTATTGAAAGATAACTTTCCTTTCAGTACCCTGGCCGATGCTCCTGCAAATACTTTGGTGTTCCCGAATTTAGAGTCAGGTAACATTGCGTACAAATTGTTACAAGAGCTGGGTGGAGCAGAGGCAGTTGGGCCAATTTTATTGGGATTAAACAAGCCTGTTCATATTGTTCAGTTAGGAAGTTCGGTGCGTGAGATCGTAAATATGGTTACTATTGCAGTAGTAGATGTTCAAGCCAAAGAAGAAATTGCTGGAACTTCGAAACGAAAAGGTATATTTACCAAATCAACCAAGAAGTAG
- a CDS encoding VanZ family protein produces MYKALKRQVWAIIWTVVILVLCNMRMPESSGPGFFFEGFDKMAHLGFFFVLSVLLFYGKIRYQHTFAFRTLTIFKILLINAIIGGAIEILQWKVFTYRSAEWWDFACDMLGALMAVFSYVLLHKLNFNENES; encoded by the coding sequence TTGTACAAAGCACTAAAAAGACAAGTTTGGGCCATTATCTGGACCGTTGTTATTTTAGTGCTTTGTAATATGAGGATGCCCGAGTCTTCTGGTCCGGGTTTTTTCTTCGAAGGTTTTGATAAAATGGCCCACCTGGGTTTTTTCTTTGTTTTATCAGTGCTGCTCTTTTATGGAAAAATAAGGTATCAGCATACTTTCGCTTTCAGAACATTAACAATTTTTAAAATACTCCTGATCAATGCCATTATTGGGGGGGCAATCGAAATATTACAGTGGAAAGTTTTTACCTACCGATCTGCTGAATGGTGGGATTTTGCTTGCGATATGTTAGGGGCTTTAATGGCTGTTTTCAGTTATGTATTGCTCCATAAATTAAATTTCAATGAAAACGAAAGTTAG